The Desulforegula conservatrix Mb1Pa genome has a window encoding:
- a CDS encoding DUF2156 domain-containing protein: MKNFKTISIDDYKALKPFFENQPYELSVYSLASIICWNTAVASPYYKIEGDTLLMSHLFEKEKEHDHLMLPMRRDKMATPSELAGYAEKYGYSSYWFVPENYISFYGMNAISEFFDVEEQSEYEDYIYLSEDLASLKGNKLMKKRNHFNYFQKNYINTGLAVIQDMTPDTVEDCLDYLEEWCVERDCGQNPESSMLCEKNAASNAIQNLEKLEMKGLILRLEGKINAIAVASRISDRMGALHFEKAVPTIKGLYQYFDSKCAEILFSGLEYLNKESDMGQPGLEKAKKSYYPVMRVKSFRLVVKGLSIS; the protein is encoded by the coding sequence ATGAAAAATTTTAAAACAATTTCTATTGATGATTATAAGGCCTTAAAGCCTTTTTTTGAGAATCAGCCCTATGAACTATCAGTTTATAGTCTTGCTTCAATAATATGCTGGAATACTGCGGTCGCTTCTCCTTATTATAAAATTGAGGGCGATACGCTTCTTATGTCCCATCTGTTCGAAAAGGAAAAAGAACACGACCATCTTATGCTCCCCATGCGCAGGGATAAAATGGCTACTCCTTCAGAACTTGCTGGCTATGCTGAAAAATATGGCTACAGTTCTTACTGGTTTGTACCTGAAAACTATATTTCATTTTATGGAATGAATGCGATTTCCGAGTTTTTTGATGTTGAAGAGCAGTCTGAATACGAGGATTATATATATCTCAGCGAAGATCTTGCCTCTTTAAAAGGCAACAAGCTTATGAAAAAACGCAATCATTTCAATTATTTTCAGAAAAACTATATTAATACTGGTCTTGCTGTTATCCAGGACATGACACCAGACACTGTTGAAGATTGTCTGGATTATCTTGAAGAATGGTGCGTGGAAAGGGATTGCGGACAGAATCCTGAAAGCAGCATGCTGTGTGAAAAAAATGCCGCCAGCAATGCCATTCAGAATCTTGAGAAACTTGAAATGAAGGGACTTATATTAAGGCTTGAAGGAAAAATAAACGCCATAGCGGTTGCGTCAAGGATAAGCGACAGAATGGGCGCTCTTCATTTTGAGAAAGCGGTTCCAACAATTAAAGGCCTTTATCAGTATTTTGACAGCAAATGCGCTGAAATTCTTTTTTCAGGGCTTGAATATCTGAACAAGGAAAGCGATATGGGGCAGCCTGGACTGGAAAAGGCAAAAAAATCATACTATCCTGTGATGAGGGTAAAATCATTCAGGTTGGTTGTAAAAGGTCTATCTATCAGTTAA
- a CDS encoding GNAT family N-acetyltransferase, with the protein MPEFVFLKEVTDSQVEDIVNLYLTEEWWYPGKDAPELVRRIVQGSHCFLAVIESGKIIGMGRSISDGYSDAYIQDVTVAAEYRGRKIGSEIINALYERLHGDGIRWVGLIAEKNSSRFYEKLGFTKLENDVPMLRLG; encoded by the coding sequence ATGCCTGAATTTGTGTTTCTGAAAGAAGTCACAGACTCTCAAGTAGAGGATATTGTAAACCTGTACCTAACCGAAGAGTGGTGGTATCCTGGAAAGGATGCTCCTGAACTTGTCAGAAGAATTGTCCAGGGAAGCCATTGCTTTCTCGCAGTAATTGAGTCGGGCAAAATTATTGGCATGGGCAGGTCGATCAGTGATGGATACAGTGACGCATATATCCAGGATGTTACCGTGGCGGCTGAATATCGTGGCCGTAAAATAGGCTCTGAAATAATAAACGCCTTATATGAAAGGCTTCATGGGGATGGCATTCGTTGGGTAGGTTTGATAGCTGAAAAAAATTCAAGCAGATTTTATGAGAAGCTCGGATTTACCAAACTTGAAAATGATGTCCCCATGCTAAGGTTGGGATGA
- the lepA gene encoding translation elongation factor 4 yields the protein MENIRNFSIIAHIDHGKSTLSDRLIQKAGIISDREFHDQILDSMDIEKERGITIKSQTVCLPYKAKDGKEYILNLIDTPGHVDFTYEVSRALASCEGALLLVDASQGVEAQTLANMYLAMEHDLEIIPVINKIDLPSADIEWVKSQINDDLGLDADLAVLASAKEGIGIEEVLESVVKYLPPPKGDPDAPLKALIFDSHYDPYRGTVVHIRILDGRLKPGDTIMFMSNKASYRVEEVGIFQIIKVPKKEIKAGEVGYIVAGIKTVSDTRCGDTITLKDRPCAEPMDGFKDAKPVVFSSIYPIASDDYEELAASIEKLKLNDASLIYEKDSSAALGFGFRCGFLGLLHLEVVQERLEREFDQSLILTAPSVQYEVSTTDGITAIIDNPALYPDPTNITMTKEPFIKASIIMPDRYMGPVMKLCMERRGTNNNYQYLTNSRIELTIELPLAEVVYDFYDRLKSVSQGYGSFDYEIIDYRETDVVKLDFLINGERVDALSMLVHKSRAEERARIACSKLKDEIPRQMFKVAIQGAVGAKIIARETLSAFRKDVTAKCYGGDISRKRKLLDKQKKGKKRMKMVGKIELPQSAFLAVLKSEED from the coding sequence ATGGAAAACATTCGCAACTTCAGTATCATAGCTCACATAGACCACGGCAAGTCAACGCTTTCGGATCGCCTGATCCAAAAGGCCGGGATCATTTCAGACAGGGAATTCCATGACCAGATCCTCGATTCCATGGACATTGAAAAAGAACGTGGAATTACAATCAAAAGCCAGACCGTATGTCTTCCATATAAAGCAAAAGACGGCAAGGAATACATTCTTAATCTGATCGACACTCCTGGCCACGTTGACTTTACATATGAAGTATCAAGAGCCCTCGCATCATGTGAAGGTGCTCTGCTTCTGGTTGATGCAAGCCAGGGAGTAGAAGCTCAGACCCTTGCAAACATGTATCTTGCAATGGAGCATGACCTGGAGATCATTCCTGTAATCAACAAGATAGATTTACCATCAGCTGACATTGAATGGGTAAAAAGCCAGATAAATGATGATCTCGGCCTTGACGCCGACCTTGCCGTTCTTGCGTCGGCAAAGGAGGGTATTGGCATAGAAGAAGTTCTGGAAAGCGTGGTAAAATATCTGCCGCCTCCGAAAGGAGACCCTGACGCGCCTTTAAAAGCCCTTATCTTCGACTCCCACTATGACCCGTACAGAGGCACGGTTGTTCATATAAGAATTCTGGACGGCAGATTGAAGCCGGGTGATACGATCATGTTCATGTCCAACAAGGCATCTTACAGGGTTGAGGAAGTCGGGATTTTCCAGATTATAAAAGTACCTAAAAAGGAAATCAAGGCCGGCGAAGTTGGTTATATTGTAGCAGGAATCAAAACCGTCAGTGACACAAGATGCGGCGATACAATAACCCTTAAAGACAGACCTTGCGCCGAGCCAATGGACGGGTTCAAAGATGCCAAGCCAGTTGTCTTTTCATCCATATATCCGATTGCATCCGACGACTACGAAGAGCTTGCCGCATCCATAGAAAAGCTTAAATTAAATGACGCATCACTAATTTATGAAAAAGACTCATCAGCTGCCCTCGGATTCGGTTTCAGATGCGGATTCCTTGGCCTTCTTCATCTTGAGGTTGTTCAGGAGCGCCTTGAAAGGGAATTTGACCAGTCACTTATTCTGACGGCTCCTTCTGTTCAGTATGAAGTATCAACGACAGATGGGATTACGGCAATCATTGACAACCCTGCCCTTTATCCTGACCCTACGAATATAACGATGACCAAGGAACCTTTCATCAAGGCTTCCATAATAATGCCTGACAGATATATGGGCCCTGTCATGAAACTCTGCATGGAACGCAGGGGAACGAACAACAATTACCAGTATCTTACAAACAGCCGAATCGAGCTAACCATAGAGCTTCCTCTTGCAGAAGTTGTTTATGATTTTTATGACAGGCTCAAGAGCGTTTCCCAGGGCTATGGTTCCTTTGATTATGAAATTATAGATTACAGGGAAACAGATGTTGTTAAGCTGGATTTCCTCATAAACGGAGAAAGGGTTGATGCTCTTTCAATGCTTGTTCACAAGTCAAGAGCAGAAGAAAGGGCAAGGATTGCCTGCTCAAAACTCAAAGATGAAATTCCACGCCAGATGTTCAAGGTGGCAATCCAGGGTGCAGTAGGAGCCAAAATCATAGCAAGGGAGACTCTCTCTGCTTTCAGAAAGGATGTTACAGCAAAATGCTATGGTGGAGATATTTCAAGAAAGAGAAAGCTCCTCGACAAGCAGAAAAAAGGTAAAAAGAGAATGAAGATGGTTGGCAAGATCGAGCTTCCGCAGTCTGCGTTTCTTGCTGTTCTGAAAAGCGAAGAGGATTAG
- a CDS encoding cold-shock protein — protein MATGKIKWYSDSKGFGFIEQEGGGDIFFSKAAYGGDSAALKEGQVVDFEIVEKEQGPVAKNIACK, from the coding sequence GTGGCTACAGGAAAAATTAAATGGTACAGCGATTCTAAGGGGTTTGGCTTTATCGAGCAGGAAGGCGGCGGAGATATCTTTTTCAGTAAGGCTGCATACGGTGGTGATTCGGCAGCTTTGAAAGAAGGCCAGGTTGTTGATTTTGAAATTGTTGAAAAAGAGCAGGGCCCTGTTGCAAAAAATATAGCCTGTAAATAA